In the genome of Puniceibacterium sp. IMCC21224, one region contains:
- a CDS encoding AraC family transcriptional regulator yields MAQFNPTHFWPREAGRGTSVTLPGQPRSPVVDVVCISEGMTVARSRFSPDQDHSDDIQRPPGQLLLAFNLSGEMTIRTPDAEHVISRGAGWAIRPGEAAFRRIVPKGTGCANIVLSLTLATLSDHLRSALQRAFPRSGVFRRLDLPVPGRADFATLFDGLDTPAAMIRKEGQCLALIGHALEDLDKDAPNVRGGPDPKLLVARARSILAERLGERIVLSDLARSLGVSHVTLNRAFRLETGRSVFEHLRAMRLEKAAHLIGETDRSLIKIAFECGFSSPSHLSKAWRDLNGASPREWRKSRQSGQLS; encoded by the coding sequence ATGGCCCAATTCAACCCTACACATTTCTGGCCACGCGAGGCTGGGCGCGGCACCTCCGTGACGCTGCCCGGCCAGCCACGCTCGCCTGTGGTCGATGTGGTTTGCATCAGCGAGGGCATGACCGTCGCGCGCAGCCGGTTTTCGCCGGATCAGGATCATAGCGACGATATCCAGCGACCACCCGGTCAGCTTCTGCTGGCATTCAATCTGTCGGGTGAGATGACCATCAGGACGCCGGACGCAGAACACGTCATCTCGCGCGGGGCGGGATGGGCCATCAGGCCCGGAGAAGCTGCGTTTCGCCGGATCGTGCCCAAGGGCACCGGCTGCGCGAATATCGTTCTATCGCTGACATTGGCGACGCTTTCGGATCACCTCCGCTCGGCGCTGCAACGGGCATTTCCCCGGTCCGGTGTCTTTCGCCGTCTCGATCTGCCTGTTCCCGGACGGGCCGACTTTGCGACGTTGTTCGATGGGCTGGACACGCCCGCCGCCATGATCCGCAAGGAAGGGCAATGCCTTGCATTGATCGGCCATGCGCTGGAAGATCTGGACAAGGACGCGCCCAACGTTCGGGGCGGCCCCGATCCGAAACTGCTTGTCGCGCGGGCGCGCTCGATATTGGCCGAACGATTGGGCGAACGGATCGTCCTGTCCGATCTGGCCCGGAGCCTCGGCGTCAGTCATGTCACTTTGAACCGTGCGTTCCGGCTTGAGACCGGCCGTTCGGTATTCGAGCACCTGCGCGCCATGCGTCTCGAAAAGGCGGCGCATCTGATTGGCGAAACCGACCGCTCACTCATCAAGATCGCTTTCGAATGCGGCTTTTCCAGCCCGTCCCACCTGAGCAAGGCCTGGCGCGACCTTAACGGTGCGAGCCCCAGAGAATGGCGAAAATCCCGGCAAAGCGGCCAGCTTTCTTAA